The following coding sequences are from one Enterococcus sp. 4G2_DIV0659 window:
- a CDS encoding PTS mannose/fructose/sorbose transporter subunit IIAB — MLSGVTCILGGNQVENIVLISHGEMAEGVKVSLEMIVGQQANVHTVSLRPDGDNIQFENELNEKMKALNGSTLIIADLLGGTPCNVAIKNYLHVENVEIIAGMTLSIVIEAVVNQQVAVKELICLAKENIVDVKAGMHQAEQEISEANLETELNDFSMYAGKANIVNTRIDERLIHGQVAGIWSTSLDTQRIIVANDEAASDPLQKSSLRMAAPTSMRLSVLPVAQAAENILSGKYGKQRLFLLFKNPTDVLRFIEAGGPIQTVNVGNMSYKEGAREVTKSIQVLESEEGVFDAISAKGINVTAQLVPNDPSIDFMKKLKG, encoded by the coding sequence ATGTTAAGTGGGGTAACCTGCATTTTAGGAGGGAATCAAGTGGAAAACATTGTGTTAATAAGTCATGGCGAGATGGCTGAAGGTGTTAAAGTCAGTCTTGAAATGATTGTTGGACAGCAAGCAAATGTTCACACCGTTTCATTGCGACCGGATGGGGATAATATCCAGTTTGAAAATGAGTTAAATGAAAAAATGAAAGCCCTTAACGGATCAACACTTATTATTGCAGATTTATTGGGCGGAACACCTTGTAATGTGGCGATAAAGAATTATTTACATGTAGAAAATGTTGAAATCATTGCTGGAATGACTCTTTCGATTGTTATAGAAGCTGTTGTGAATCAACAAGTAGCTGTAAAGGAACTGATTTGTCTAGCGAAGGAAAATATTGTAGACGTGAAAGCTGGGATGCACCAAGCAGAACAAGAAATTTCAGAAGCGAACTTAGAAACCGAACTCAATGATTTTAGCATGTATGCCGGAAAAGCCAACATCGTCAACACTCGTATTGATGAACGCTTGATTCATGGACAAGTTGCAGGAATTTGGTCAACCAGCTTAGATACACAACGAATCATAGTAGCTAATGATGAAGCAGCTTCAGATCCGCTGCAAAAATCTTCACTTCGAATGGCAGCGCCTACTTCGATGCGATTGTCTGTTTTGCCTGTTGCTCAGGCAGCTGAAAATATTCTTTCAGGGAAATACGGAAAACAGCGCTTATTTTTATTATTTAAAAATCCGACAGACGTTTTACGATTTATAGAAGCGGGCGGCCCAATTCAAACCGTGAACGTCGGTAATATGAGTTATAAAGAAGGGGCACGTGAGGTCACTAAAAGTATTCAAGTTTTAGAATCAGAAGAAGGGGTTTTCGATGCTATTTCGGCTAAAGGAATAAATGTAACCGCTCAATTAGTACCGAATGACCCATCTATTGATTTTATGAAGAAATTAAAAGGTTAA
- a CDS encoding GntR family transcriptional regulator, giving the protein MIPKYEQIKQDLLIEIKNHTFIPGDKFYSEADIKRRYSVSSITAVKALNELTSAGYLYRIQGKGTFVSKSKVSQNVKFSDIELHSLDTEKIQVISIEEEKKPDILKELGLPANSSYYKIVRVRSFSEVPFLVHITHLPKKLVKEPLSKKLSAYASVYERVRKDFDIDLFSLASVETNEIVFPDDAELLHLLQLSFREPAVKQIKHSYLPDGSVAEYIVSYKHWKYFKTKIEVEAE; this is encoded by the coding sequence GTGATCCCTAAATATGAGCAGATCAAGCAAGATCTCTTAATTGAAATAAAAAACCATACATTCATCCCAGGTGATAAATTCTATTCAGAAGCAGACATCAAGCGCAGATATTCAGTTAGCTCTATCACTGCTGTGAAGGCATTGAACGAATTAACTAGCGCAGGCTACCTTTATCGTATACAAGGTAAAGGAACCTTCGTCTCCAAATCAAAGGTCTCTCAAAATGTTAAATTTTCTGATATAGAACTGCATTCTTTAGATACTGAGAAGATTCAAGTGATTTCTATCGAAGAAGAAAAGAAGCCTGATATCTTAAAAGAGCTTGGCTTGCCTGCTAATAGTTCTTACTACAAAATCGTCCGCGTGCGATCATTCAGTGAGGTTCCTTTTTTAGTGCATATCACTCATTTACCAAAGAAATTAGTAAAAGAACCTCTGTCAAAAAAACTTTCTGCTTATGCTAGTGTTTACGAACGTGTGCGTAAAGATTTTGATATTGATCTTTTTTCATTAGCTTCTGTAGAAACAAATGAAATCGTCTTTCCTGACGATGCAGAGTTGTTACATTTACTGCAACTAAGTTTTCGCGAGCCCGCTGTTAAACAAATCAAGCATTCTTATTTACCTGACGGAAGCGTAGCTGAATACATCGTTAGCTACAAACATTGGAAATATTTCAAAACAAAAATAGAGGTAGAAGCCGAGTAA